Proteins encoded within one genomic window of Mycoplasma phocoenae:
- a CDS encoding nucleotidyltransferase gives MSVAIVAEYNPFHNGHIYQLEQAKQKFPNEKIYIILTDDFTQRGDFNTMSFESRKQFALQYGADAVIKMSLHASTQAAHIFAQEAIELIHQNQIDKIFFGSETDNINLFIQAATAIKNNLDEYNKIVKKWLKQGFSFVKSSAEALKELIGSDFSQPNDILGFEYVKQIVFNNYDIQPFCLKRTLPFHSEEVIEKFASATKLRKMIENNEDISMYSPVQFVTAPDSLKNHWHELKNIILNTEASELAQIHMVSEGMENLFKKHTESDTMEEFIDKCTSRRYTKNRIQRTLLSIYLNKR, from the coding sequence ATGTCAGTAGCTATTGTTGCGGAATATAATCCATTTCACAATGGTCACATTTATCAATTAGAACAAGCTAAACAAAAATTTCCTAACGAAAAAATATATATAATACTGACTGATGATTTTACTCAAAGGGGTGATTTCAATACAATGAGTTTTGAAAGTCGAAAACAGTTTGCCCTACAATATGGCGCTGATGCCGTTATTAAAATGTCGTTACACGCTTCTACACAAGCCGCGCATATTTTTGCTCAAGAAGCCATTGAATTGATACATCAAAACCAAATTGATAAAATCTTTTTTGGATCTGAAACAGACAACATAAATTTATTTATTCAAGCAGCCACAGCAATAAAAAACAATTTAGATGAGTACAATAAAATAGTAAAAAAATGATTAAAACAAGGTTTTTCATTTGTAAAATCTTCAGCTGAAGCACTTAAAGAATTAATAGGATCTGATTTTTCTCAACCTAACGACATATTGGGATTTGAATATGTTAAACAAATTGTGTTCAACAATTACGACATTCAACCTTTTTGTTTAAAAAGAACTCTACCGTTTCACAGCGAAGAAGTAATTGAAAAATTCGCAAGTGCAACTAAGTTAAGAAAAATGATTGAAAACAATGAAGATATTTCCATGTATTCACCTGTGCAATTTGTCACAGCGCCGGATTCTTTAAAAAATCATTGGCACGAATTAAAAAATATTATTTTAAACACGGAAGCATCTGAACTTGCGCAAATACACATGGTTTCTGAAGGTATGGAGAATCTTTTTAAAAAACACACCGAGTCAGACACGATGGAAGAATTTATCGATAAATGCACAAGCAGAAGATATACAAAAAACAGAATACAAAGAACTCTTCTTTCCATTTATTTAAACAAGCGATAA
- a CDS encoding PQ-loop repeat-containing protein: METFVNIIGWVMAILTVVIPLPQMIKVCFRKDSEGINKITSCIYCFGVLCYTAFGSFTLGSTGEKLIYISVSNLLCGILYTVMVFFVFYYDKNISRKNLILATLFLLIVFAANIICFTIGIVRKDWYISNTVALVIIGASTGAFTTGAYIPQLLKTIRYKRVGSLSMTMIMLLITINVAYFIYYILLFNNSMIVPMVWTSLATCLYVILLSVCVRFRITNKKQAQTN, translated from the coding sequence GTGGAAACTTTTGTAAATATTATTGGTTGAGTTATGGCTATATTAACTGTAGTTATACCCTTGCCGCAAATGATTAAAGTTTGCTTTAGAAAAGATTCAGAAGGTATTAATAAAATAACCAGCTGCATATACTGTTTTGGAGTTCTTTGTTATACAGCCTTTGGTTCATTTACCTTAGGATCTACTGGAGAAAAATTGATTTATATTTCAGTATCTAATTTATTATGTGGAATTTTATATACTGTAATGGTGTTTTTTGTGTTTTATTATGACAAAAATATTTCACGAAAAAATTTAATATTAGCAACACTATTTTTATTAATTGTTTTTGCAGCAAACATTATTTGTTTTACTATTGGTATAGTTCGTAAAGATTGATACATAAGCAACACGGTTGCATTGGTGATTATTGGAGCTTCTACGGGTGCTTTCACCACAGGGGCATATATTCCTCAATTATTAAAAACAATACGTTATAAAAGAGTAGGTTCATTATCAATGACAATGATAATGTTATTAATAACAATTAACGTGGCTTACTTTATTTATTACATTTTATTATTTAACAATTCTATGATCGTTCCAATGGTGTGAACATCATTAGCCACATGCTTATATGTTATTTTATTAAGCGTGTGTGTGCGCTTTAGAATCACAAATAAAAAACAAGCTCAAACTAATTAG
- a CDS encoding HsdM family class I SAM-dependent methyltransferase, with amino-acid sequence MSISNIVKRLQDIMRNDAGVNGDAQRIEQMVWILFLKVYDSKEKMWEFNDDYFKSIIPQELRWRNWAVDNKDGNAMTGEVLLDFVNNKLFPTLKNIEIDSKTPMSKAIVKTAFEDSNNYMKDGVLLRQVINVINEIDFTEYEEKHAFGEIYETILKSLQAAGNAGEFYTPRAVTDFIAQMLQPKLGETVADFAIGTGGFITSVLKELDKQVSSAEDREIYQNSVFGIEKKSLPYLLCITNLLLHDLDNPNILHGNTLEKNVRDYKNSDKHDIIIMNPPYGGSEKEIIKMNFPAELRSGETADLFMAVIMYRLKRNGRAAVIIPDGFLFGTEGAKFHIKKKLLSEFNLHTVIRMPSGVFAPYTSITTNILFFDNTEPTTNTWFYRVDAPEGYRSFSKTKPMFPRHLNNLREWWKNKKEIEVDGFYKAKKYTIHELTEKKFNLDLCGYPHEEDAVLNPEEFVTKYQEIRANLNADMDKIVEQIADIFGVKK; translated from the coding sequence ATGAGTATATCTAATATAGTTAAGAGGTTACAAGACATCATGCGTAATGACGCTGGTGTTAATGGTGATGCACAAAGAATTGAGCAAATGGTTTGAATTCTCTTTTTAAAAGTTTATGACTCTAAAGAAAAGATGTGAGAATTTAATGATGATTATTTTAAATCAATCATCCCACAAGAGTTAAGATGAAGAAACTGAGCTGTAGATAATAAAGATGGAAACGCTATGACTGGTGAAGTTTTATTGGACTTTGTCAATAATAAATTGTTCCCAACTTTAAAAAACATTGAAATTGATTCAAAAACACCAATGAGTAAAGCAATAGTTAAAACAGCGTTTGAAGATAGCAACAACTACATGAAAGACGGAGTTCTTTTAAGACAAGTAATTAATGTTATTAATGAAATAGATTTTACTGAATACGAAGAAAAACATGCTTTTGGTGAAATATATGAAACAATTTTAAAAAGCTTACAAGCTGCAGGTAATGCAGGTGAATTTTACACCCCTAGAGCTGTAACAGATTTCATAGCACAAATGTTACAACCAAAATTAGGAGAAACTGTAGCTGATTTTGCAATTGGTACAGGTGGATTCATAACATCAGTATTAAAGGAACTAGATAAACAAGTAAGTTCTGCTGAAGATAGAGAAATATATCAAAATTCAGTATTTGGAATTGAGAAAAAATCATTACCTTATTTACTTTGCATCACCAACTTACTCTTACATGATTTAGACAACCCGAATATTCTACATGGAAATACATTAGAAAAAAATGTTAGAGATTATAAAAATAGCGATAAGCACGATATCATAATAATGAATCCACCTTACGGGGGTAGTGAAAAAGAAATTATTAAAATGAATTTCCCTGCTGAGTTAAGAAGTGGTGAAACTGCTGATTTATTCATGGCTGTTATTATGTATAGATTAAAACGTAACGGTAGAGCAGCGGTAATTATTCCTGATGGGTTTTTATTTGGAACTGAAGGGGCAAAATTTCATATTAAGAAAAAATTATTGTCTGAATTTAATTTACACACAGTTATTCGTATGCCTAGCGGTGTATTTGCTCCGTATACTTCAATTACAACTAATATATTGTTTTTTGATAACACCGAACCAACAACTAACACCTGATTCTATAGAGTTGATGCGCCTGAAGGATATAGAAGCTTTTCAAAAACAAAACCCATGTTTCCTCGTCATTTAAATAATTTGCGAGAATGATGAAAAAATAAAAAAGAAATTGAAGTTGATGGTTTTTATAAAGCTAAAAAATATACAATACATGAATTAACTGAAAAAAAATTCAATTTAGATTTATGTGGCTATCCTCACGAAGAAGATGCAGTTTTAAATCCTGAAGAATTTGTAACAAAATATCAGGAAATACGAGCTAATTTGAATGCTGATATGGATAAAATTGTAGAACAGATTGCCGACATTTTTGGAGTAAAAAAATAG
- the hsdR gene encoding EcoAI/FtnUII family type I restriction enzme subunit R codes for MECIQNKKQMSEEDIKLKFITPAIEKAGWDKFENIVMEHSFTDGRIILRGDKAIRGKGKKADYVLYYKKNKPLAIVEAKANIYSLRHGIEQAIEYGDILDIPFVYSSNGDGFLEHDMLKGVEREIKLDEFPSKEELWNRYISFKQLDAEDQELILQPYYFSKGDKTPRYYQQVAINRTIEAVAKDQKRILLTMATGTGKTYTAFQIIHKLWKSGNKKKILYLADRNILIDQTINQDFAPFKKVMTKIEGKKLDSSYEIFLSLYQQLVGYDGEEDPFLQFKPDFFDLIVIDECHRGSAKEDSEWRRILDYFSSATQIGMTATPKETKDVSNSSYFGEPIYTYSLKQGIDDGFLAPYKVVRIGIDIDIDGWRPNKGQLDESGKLIEDRIYNVSDYDRHIVIDDRTQLVAKRITQYLKSINDRFAKTIVFCVDIDHAERMRQALVNENSDLVAKDNRYIMRITGDNPIGIAQLDNFIDAESKYPVIVTTSRLMTTGVDCKTCKVIVLESNINSITEFKQIIGRGTRLKPDCGKEFFTILDTRGSCRLFADPDFDGEPISNILFKPGEEIELTEDELNEIIKEAEEKEMNKEIEDTDSNKVKYIVNDVEVNIVNERIQYYDKEGRLITENLIDYSKKNILGEFATLESFINKWKSEPKKKAIIEELQEQGVLLEALRDAVGIANIDDFDLICHVAFDQKPLTRKQRANKVKTQGYLQKYSEKARKVLDSLLDKYMENGIDDLEDISILQMIHLDNMETQWK; via the coding sequence ATGGAATGCATTCAAAATAAAAAACAAATGAGCGAAGAAGATATTAAATTGAAATTTATAACACCAGCTATTGAAAAAGCTGGTTGAGATAAGTTTGAGAATATTGTAATGGAACATTCTTTTACTGATGGAAGAATTATCCTGAGAGGCGATAAAGCTATAAGAGGTAAAGGGAAAAAAGCCGACTATGTTTTGTATTATAAAAAAAATAAACCATTAGCAATTGTTGAAGCAAAAGCTAATATTTACTCATTAAGACACGGTATAGAACAAGCGATTGAATATGGTGATATTCTGGATATTCCTTTTGTTTACAGTTCTAACGGAGATGGGTTTTTAGAACATGACATGTTAAAAGGTGTTGAAAGAGAAATTAAGTTAGACGAATTTCCATCAAAGGAAGAATTGTGAAATCGTTATATATCATTCAAACAATTAGATGCAGAAGATCAGGAATTGATACTGCAACCATACTACTTTAGTAAAGGTGATAAAACTCCGAGATATTATCAACAAGTCGCTATCAACAGAACAATAGAAGCTGTTGCTAAAGATCAAAAGAGAATATTGCTAACTATGGCTACAGGTACTGGTAAAACTTACACAGCATTTCAAATTATTCATAAACTATGAAAATCTGGCAATAAGAAAAAAATCTTATACTTAGCTGACAGAAATATTCTTATAGATCAAACAATCAATCAAGATTTTGCCCCATTTAAAAAAGTCATGACTAAAATAGAAGGTAAAAAGTTAGATAGTTCGTATGAGATATTTTTATCTTTATATCAACAATTAGTTGGGTATGATGGAGAAGAAGATCCTTTCTTACAATTTAAACCAGACTTCTTTGATTTGATTGTTATTGATGAGTGTCATAGAGGATCTGCCAAAGAAGATTCTGAGTGAAGAAGAATACTAGATTACTTTAGTTCAGCTACACAAATCGGTATGACTGCCACACCTAAAGAAACTAAAGATGTTTCTAATTCAAGTTATTTTGGAGAACCAATATATACTTACTCACTTAAACAAGGAATTGACGATGGTTTTTTAGCACCTTACAAAGTTGTTAGAATCGGTATTGATATTGATATTGATGGTTGAAGACCAAATAAAGGTCAATTAGATGAGTCGGGTAAATTGATTGAGGATAGAATATATAATGTTAGTGATTACGACAGACATATTGTTATTGATGACAGAACACAGTTAGTTGCCAAAAGAATAACACAGTATTTAAAATCAATAAACGACAGATTTGCAAAAACAATTGTCTTCTGTGTTGATATTGATCACGCCGAAAGAATGAGACAAGCACTTGTTAATGAAAATTCAGACTTGGTTGCAAAAGATAATCGTTACATTATGAGAATTACTGGAGATAATCCCATTGGAATAGCACAACTGGACAATTTCATTGATGCTGAAAGCAAATATCCTGTAATTGTTACAACTTCAAGATTAATGACTACTGGAGTGGATTGTAAAACATGTAAAGTAATTGTTCTTGAAAGTAATATAAATTCAATAACTGAGTTTAAACAAATTATAGGACGTGGTACTCGTTTAAAACCTGATTGTGGTAAGGAATTTTTTACAATATTAGATACAAGGGGTTCTTGCAGATTGTTTGCAGATCCAGATTTTGATGGTGAACCAATTAGTAATATTTTATTTAAACCAGGTGAAGAAATTGAATTAACTGAAGATGAATTAAATGAAATCATTAAAGAAGCTGAAGAAAAAGAAATGAATAAAGAAATCGAAGATACTGACAGCAATAAAGTGAAATATATCGTTAATGACGTTGAAGTTAATATAGTAAATGAAAGAATTCAATATTACGACAAAGAGGGTAGATTAATTACTGAAAACTTAATTGATTATTCTAAGAAAAATATATTAGGGGAGTTTGCCACTCTTGAAAGTTTTATCAATAAATGAAAATCGGAACCTAAAAAGAAAGCGATAATAGAAGAATTACAAGAACAAGGTGTGCTTTTAGAAGCATTAAGAGATGCTGTGGGTATTGCAAATATTGATGACTTTGACTTAATTTGTCATGTAGCCTTTGATCAAAAACCACTAACCAGAAAACAAAGAGCAAACAAAGTTAAAACACAAGGATATTTACAAAAATATTCAGAGAAAGCCAGAAAAGTTTTAGACAGTTTATTAGATAAATACATGGAAAATGGAATTGATGATTTAGAGGATATTTCAATACTTCAAATGATCCATTTAGACAATATGGAAACCCAATGAAAATAG
- a CDS encoding restriction endonuclease subunit S — protein MAEKMNTDQFKKYVLQYAIQGKLVEQDKNEEPASELLKKIRAEKQKLIKDKKIKADKNESFIYRKNDSFFEKIGKEEKCIDDEIPFDIPENWEWCRQKSVCWLYNGETIKGVRLPYLEVRFLRRNKEPIFKEKGVKVCPGEKLILVDGENSGEIFISPTLGYMGSTFKLLSTVSNINEKYILIFFELNKNLYKNTKTGSAIPHLNKKIFADILIPLPPLEEQKRIMEKVDKILSLLEEYSKKENQLKELSGQLLNSIKNGVLQKAIEGKLVKQDNTEEPASELLKKIRAEKQKLIKDKKIKADKNESFIYRKNGSFFEKIGKEEKCIDDEIPFDIPENWEWCRQKSVCWLYNGETIKGVRLPYLEVRFLRRNKEPIFKEKGVKVCPGEKLILVDGENSGEIFISPTLGYMGSTFKLLSTVSNINEKYILIFFELNKNLYKNTKTGSAIPHLNKKIFADILIPLPPLEEQKRIVEKIEQIFPLIEKVSNILK, from the coding sequence ATGGCTGAAAAAATGAACACAGATCAATTTAAAAAATATGTTTTACAATATGCTATTCAAGGTAAACTTGTAGAGCAAGATAAAAATGAAGAACCAGCCAGTGAATTATTGAAAAAAATTAGAGCCGAAAAACAAAAATTAATAAAAGATAAAAAAATAAAAGCCGATAAAAACGAATCTTTTATTTACAGAAAAAACGATTCTTTCTTTGAAAAAATAGGCAAAGAAGAAAAATGTATTGATGATGAAATACCATTTGATATACCTGAAAACTGAGAATGATGCAGACAAAAAAGTGTTTGTTGATTATATAATGGCGAAACAATAAAAGGCGTACGCTTACCGTATTTAGAAGTAAGGTTTCTAAGAAGAAACAAAGAACCTATATTTAAAGAAAAAGGGGTTAAGGTTTGCCCTGGCGAGAAATTAATTTTAGTAGACGGTGAAAACTCTGGAGAAATCTTTATATCCCCCACATTGGGTTATATGGGGAGTACTTTTAAACTTTTATCCACAGTATCTAATATAAATGAAAAATATATATTAATTTTTTTTGAACTAAATAAAAATCTTTATAAAAATACAAAAACGGGTAGTGCAATACCCCATTTAAACAAAAAAATATTTGCTGATATTCTCATCCCTCTTCCACCACTTGAAGAACAAAAACGTATAATGGAAAAAGTTGATAAAATATTATCTTTACTTGAAGAATATTCTAAAAAAGAAAATCAATTAAAAGAATTAAGTGGGCAACTTCTAAATTCTATTAAAAATGGTGTCTTACAAAAAGCTATTGAAGGTAAATTAGTCAAACAAGATAATACTGAAGAACCTGCCAGTGAATTACTGAAAAAAATTAGAGCCGAAAAACAAAAATTAATAAAAGATAAAAAAATAAAAGCCGATAAAAATGAATCTTTTATTTACAGAAAAAATGGTTCTTTCTTTGAAAAAATAGGCAAAGAAGAAAAATGTATTGATGATGAAATACCATTTGATATACCTGAAAACTGAGAATGATGCAGACAAAAAAGTGTTTGTTGATTATATAATGGCGAAACAATAAAAGGCGTACGCTTACCGTATTTAGAAGTAAGGTTTCTAAGAAGAAACAAAGAACCTATATTTAAAGAAAAAGGGGTTAAGGTTTGCCCTGGCGAGAAATTAATTTTAGTAGACGGTGAAAATTCTGGAGAAATCTTTATATCCCCCACATTGGGTTATATGGGGAGTACTTTTAAACTTTTATCCACAGTATCTAATATAAATGAAAAATATATATTAATTTTTTTTGAACTAAATAAAAATCTTTATAAAAATACAAAAACGGGTAGTGCAATACCCCATTTAAACAAAAAAATATTTGCTGATATTCTCATCCCTCTTCCACCCCTAGAAGAACAAAAACGTATAGTAGAAAAAATAGAACAAATTTTTCCTTTGATTGAAAAAGTTTCTAATATTTTAAAATAA
- the rlmD gene encoding 23S rRNA (uracil(1939)-C(5))-methyltransferase RlmD, which produces MQKYNIGDKLKKITVTEFSYEGYGVYRDDNVTILIDGALENEVVDIVLTKVNSKIIYADVVNIKKKSSSRLKDINKTIIESGVAPLAIINYSEQLLFKTNVVKTLAERQLNYFDTKDILACEKEWNYRNKVTVFAELKNGMYKFGTYKRNSHKLIEMKQMPLAKNVLNKVLIWLVENFNKFDTKNSRIKNITMKCNEKEDCVQVVFSSYTKTNIDKTFIDVFVSENPEIKSIIQTIENLDNKSDTYGALSKVILGETHIVDSIEDNKFIVEWNAFFQVNPYQTKHLYKTMVSNLNITKNDIVLDAYSGIGTISTFLSKKAKSVYAVEIVEEAGKNGYQSAQMNGIDNIFFYTGNIDEELKNINDIGVVFDIVCVDPPRNGLTKEFIDLISMHKPRGIGYISCNPHTLIRDLKLFKDKGYKIKMIQPVDMFPQTHHIECVAILEKINQ; this is translated from the coding sequence ATGCAAAAATATAATATTGGGGATAAATTAAAAAAAATAACTGTTACTGAATTTAGTTATGAAGGTTATGGTGTATATAGAGATGACAACGTAACAATATTGATTGACGGTGCCTTAGAAAATGAAGTTGTTGATATTGTATTAACAAAAGTAAATTCAAAAATTATTTATGCAGATGTTGTTAATATTAAAAAGAAAAGCTCGTCAAGATTGAAAGATATTAATAAAACTATTATTGAAAGTGGTGTTGCGCCACTTGCGATAATTAATTATTCTGAACAACTTTTATTTAAAACAAACGTTGTTAAAACACTTGCGGAAAGACAATTGAATTATTTTGACACCAAAGATATTTTGGCTTGTGAAAAAGAATGGAATTACCGTAATAAAGTAACTGTTTTTGCTGAGTTGAAAAACGGTATGTATAAATTTGGTACATACAAAAGAAATTCGCATAAACTTATCGAAATGAAACAAATGCCCTTGGCTAAAAATGTATTAAATAAAGTATTAATTTGATTGGTTGAAAACTTTAATAAGTTTGATACAAAAAATTCAAGAATTAAAAATATCACAATGAAATGTAATGAAAAAGAGGATTGTGTTCAGGTTGTTTTTTCTTCATACACCAAAACAAATATTGATAAAACATTTATTGATGTTTTTGTAAGTGAAAACCCTGAAATAAAATCAATAATTCAAACTATTGAGAATTTGGATAATAAAAGCGACACATATGGCGCTTTATCAAAGGTTATATTAGGTGAAACACATATTGTTGATTCGATAGAGGACAATAAATTCATTGTCGAATGAAATGCATTTTTTCAAGTCAATCCATATCAAACAAAACATTTATATAAAACAATGGTTTCGAATTTAAACATTACTAAAAATGACATCGTATTAGATGCGTATTCGGGAATAGGAACCATTAGTACCTTTTTATCTAAAAAAGCAAAGAGTGTATATGCTGTTGAGATAGTGGAAGAAGCTGGAAAAAACGGTTATCAATCAGCGCAAATGAACGGTATCGACAACATATTCTTTTACACAGGTAATATTGACGAAGAATTAAAAAACATAAATGATATCGGTGTTGTTTTTGATATTGTTTGTGTTGACCCACCAAGAAACGGTTTAACTAAAGAATTCATTGATTTAATATCAATGCATAAACCTAGAGGAATTGGTTACATAAGTTGTAATCCACATACATTGATTAGGGATTTGAAATTATTTAAAGATAAAGGTTATAAAATTAAAATGATACAACCTGTTGATATGTTTCCTCAAACACATCATATTGAATGTGTAGCAATATTGGAAAAGATTAATCAATAA
- the tig gene encoding trigger factor — MLKRTLNKETSELTITVNVDKQAWLDAQAKAKKDLIANLQIPGFRKGKVPADKAAKHISAAQVMGKAITPMLDESIKKAVELLTDEDIILDSPTYQLPVCSTEELVIEFIYPMVPEVDIIDYKKLGVKIPAVKVEKEDVEKSLEALLQAHALLMDTDELIQDKDHVNFDFKGFLEGQPFDGGEAEGFDLVIGSNSFIPGFEESMKSFKKGDQGEFNITFPETYHMEFLKGKETTFKIKVNNVKRPQLPKLDDEFAKEAGIENVSNVKELKDYMKDLATREKNEAAKNTFAQEAIQKIVEGSKYPLPESIIAKETNQNFKRFEEQIKNEGMSFEQFLDATKQNKKTIYDNIRNQAIQNLKISFTYTELAKREQIKVEDKDYEKEYERLSKLYGMSAEEVAKYITKEQIQIPLINSKIIASLAKYNDPKGYELHYASLLEDKKETKK, encoded by the coding sequence ATGCTAAAAAGAACATTAAACAAAGAAACATCAGAATTAACTATCACAGTTAATGTTGATAAACAAGCTTGATTAGATGCTCAAGCAAAAGCTAAAAAAGATTTAATTGCAAATCTACAAATCCCAGGATTCAGAAAAGGTAAAGTTCCAGCTGACAAAGCTGCAAAACACATTAGCGCTGCTCAAGTTATGGGTAAAGCTATTACTCCAATGTTAGATGAATCAATTAAAAAAGCTGTTGAATTATTAACAGATGAAGACATTATTTTAGACAGCCCAACATACCAACTACCAGTTTGCTCAACAGAAGAACTTGTTATTGAATTTATTTACCCAATGGTTCCAGAAGTTGACATCATTGATTACAAAAAATTAGGTGTAAAAATACCAGCTGTTAAAGTAGAAAAAGAAGATGTTGAAAAATCATTAGAAGCTTTATTACAAGCACACGCTTTATTAATGGATACAGATGAATTAATCCAAGATAAAGACCACGTTAACTTTGACTTCAAAGGATTTTTAGAAGGACAACCATTTGATGGTGGAGAAGCTGAAGGATTCGATTTAGTTATAGGATCAAATTCATTCATTCCTGGATTTGAAGAATCAATGAAATCATTTAAAAAAGGTGACCAAGGAGAGTTTAACATTACTTTCCCTGAAACATACCACATGGAGTTCTTAAAAGGTAAAGAAACAACATTTAAAATTAAAGTTAATAACGTTAAACGTCCTCAATTACCAAAATTAGATGACGAATTTGCAAAAGAAGCTGGAATCGAAAATGTTTCAAACGTTAAAGAGTTAAAAGATTATATGAAAGATCTTGCAACTCGTGAAAAAAACGAAGCTGCTAAAAATACTTTTGCTCAAGAAGCTATCCAAAAAATAGTTGAAGGTTCAAAATACCCATTACCTGAATCAATCATTGCTAAAGAAACAAATCAAAACTTCAAAAGATTTGAAGAACAAATCAAAAACGAAGGAATGAGCTTTGAACAATTCTTAGACGCTACAAAACAAAACAAAAAAACAATTTACGACAACATTAGAAATCAAGCAATTCAAAACTTGAAAATTTCATTCACATACACAGAATTAGCAAAACGCGAACAAATCAAAGTTGAAGATAAAGATTACGAAAAAGAATACGAAAGATTATCAAAACTATACGGAATGTCAGCAGAAGAAGTTGCTAAATACATTACAAAAGAACAAATTCAAATTCCTTTAATTAACTCAAAAATTATTGCTTCATTAGCAAAATACAACGACCCTAAAGGATACGAATTACACTACGCTTCATTATTAGAAGATAAAAAAGAAACTAAAAAATAA
- the mnmE gene encoding tRNA uridine-5-carboxymethylaminomethyl(34) synthesis GTPase MnmE: MWDTITAISSGKINQAISIIRITGPEAKQIIKKIFKGKEGKNKEITFGYIYDGDKKVDEVLIAWFLGTDNFIGEDTIEINAHGGIVVSNMILKLILANGARMAQPGEFSRRAYLNGKMSLIKAEAINDLIHAKTEKQVSMSISRFDNNLNNLINSFLDTILYLIGHCEVNIDYPEMDDIAELTNEEMKEKLIFLSNEIEKIIKVSANAQKIYEGIKVAIIGRPNVGKSSLLNALIKEDKAIVTDIEGTTRDSVEANFQIDGVLFQLIDTAGIRETVDVVEKIGIEKAKQTIEKCDIVLHVIDTTKELDSQDIEIEKLSKNKKYIRVFNKVDVSNFNDEKTIKISAKNNQIQELEQVLLESYKDVDLNSEYLMYNTRQLALVKGAQISLQDAIQGLEDGFGPEVVIVDIHEAWKKIASIIGKDTNEDLLDSIFSNFCLGK, from the coding sequence ATGTGAGACACAATAACTGCAATAAGTTCCGGGAAAATTAATCAAGCTATTTCAATAATTAGAATAACAGGTCCTGAAGCTAAACAAATAATTAAAAAAATATTTAAAGGGAAAGAAGGAAAAAATAAAGAAATTACTTTCGGTTATATCTACGATGGTGATAAAAAAGTTGATGAAGTTTTAATCGCGTGATTTTTAGGTACTGATAACTTTATTGGTGAAGATACAATTGAAATCAATGCCCATGGAGGTATTGTTGTTTCGAATATGATTTTAAAATTGATTCTTGCTAACGGTGCTAGAATGGCTCAACCTGGTGAATTTAGTAGAAGAGCTTATCTGAATGGGAAAATGTCATTAATTAAAGCTGAAGCTATTAATGATTTAATTCACGCTAAAACCGAAAAACAAGTTTCAATGTCTATAAGTCGCTTTGATAACAATTTAAACAACTTAATCAATTCATTTTTGGACACTATTTTATATTTAATAGGACATTGCGAAGTAAATATCGATTATCCTGAAATGGATGACATTGCTGAGTTAACAAATGAAGAAATGAAAGAAAAATTAATTTTCTTATCAAATGAAATTGAAAAAATAATAAAAGTATCTGCTAATGCTCAAAAAATATATGAAGGTATAAAAGTGGCTATTATAGGTAGACCTAATGTAGGTAAATCTTCGTTATTAAACGCTCTAATTAAAGAGGATAAAGCAATCGTTACCGATATAGAAGGAACAACAAGAGATTCAGTTGAAGCGAATTTTCAAATCGATGGTGTATTGTTTCAATTGATTGATACAGCCGGTATAAGAGAAACTGTGGATGTAGTGGAAAAAATCGGAATTGAAAAAGCTAAACAAACGATAGAAAAATGTGACATTGTTTTACATGTTATCGATACAACGAAAGAATTAGATTCACAAGATATAGAAATTGAGAAATTATCAAAAAATAAAAAATACATAAGAGTATTTAATAAAGTTGATGTTTCTAATTTTAATGATGAAAAAACTATTAAAATTTCTGCAAAAAATAATCAAATACAAGAACTAGAACAAGTTTTATTAGAAAGTTATAAAGATGTTGATTTAAACAGTGAATATTTAATGTACAACACAAGACAATTAGCTTTAGTTAAAGGAGCACAAATTTCTTTACAAGATGCAATCCAAGGGCTTGAGGATGGTTTTGGACCGGAAGTTGTTATTGTTGATATTCATGAAGCATGAAAAAAAATTGCAAGCATTATCGGAAAGGATACAAACGAAGATTTATTGGATTCTATTTTCAGTAACTTTTGTTTAGGTAAGTAA